CTATGTTGTATACATGCTATAATAATTTCCTTTTTTAACGGAAGGTTTTTTATTGGAATATTCAGCAATCTGGAAGACCCAGTGGCTATAAAGCTAATAACTTCTGCCTTACCATCCACAATTTTATACAACGCGTCTACGATACTTCCTCTGGAGTTTTGCATACCTCTTACATAGCCAATTATATAGCTTGTTGTAATCATTTTAGGGTCAATTATACTGTCAAGTCCAAGTTTATTCATAATCTCAGGTATTCGAATTCTTGTAGCTATCGTAATAACTTTATCCACACCTTTTTCGATGCCATACATTGCAGTGAATAAATTCTCTTCATCCCTTCCTGTCATGGCAATAAATGCATCCACTTCTTCAATATTCTCTGAATCTAAAACCTCCTGATCCGTACCATCACCTTCAATTATAGTGGCTTCTTCAATTAACTCCGAAAGTTCCAGACACTTTTCAGAATTAATCTCAATAATTTTAATTACCATGCCTAACTTTGAAATTATTTTGGAGAGATAGTAACTGGTTCTTCCGCCTCCGACCATCATAACAGTATTAATCTTTTGTATATATCTACCCAATATTTTAAATAGGTTCGTAATGCCTGTAATCTGCCCCATTACATACACTCTGTCATACACTTGAAATTCAAAATCACCATTGGGAATAAAGGCTTCCCCATCTCTTTCAACTGCTACAAACAATATATTCTGCGGTAATTTCCCACTAATTTTAGACAGCTTGTTGCCGACTAATAAATCCCCTTCCTGTACTCTAAAATCTATAAGCCTTTCCTTACCACCAAAAAACAACTCTATATTCATAGCTGAGGGAAATTGTAATATATTCGCTATTTCCTGAGCTGCTGTAAATTCAGGGTTAATAACCATGTCAATTCCCATTTGTTCCTGCAAGGATATATATTCTTCATAATATTCTGGGTCACGGATTCTGGCAATTGTCCTTACATTACCCGATAGTTTTTTTGCTGTCAGACAGGTTAACATATTCATTTCATCTCTTGAAGTAACGGCAATAACTAAATCTGCCTCTTCCACACCTGCCTCTAATAATACACTTGCTCTTGCTCCATTACCTTTTACACACATAACATCCAAGGTATTATCTGCTTTTCTTAAGGCTGTCTCATTTTTGTCAATAATTGTAATGTTGTGACTCTCTTTTGTAAGCTGCTCAGCTAAAGCATAGCCTACCTTGCCGTCTCCGACAATTATTATGTCCATTTTTGTTCCACATACAGCACGTAATGTGCCATACCACATAAGCTTATGTGGCATCCTTTCTTTATCATATTTATTTTACTTTAATACGTACCTAATATATCACCTTTTCTTCTACTTCTCAACCACTTCTTTCTATTATACAAGAATTGGAACTATCACTTCTTTCCATAAAAAATCGTGCACCAAAATAGGGTAAAATACACCGCTCTCCAAACTCACTTTTCATTGCTTCATTTTAATTTTTTCTTCTGAATCAATGGATAAAATACTAGCATACTTAAAACTTGATTTCAATATGAAAACTCGGTTTTTACTCATTTCTAGCCAAAAAGTCCCAGAGTTTTTTTCTCTGGGACTTTTTGACTTTATCCATAACTATACATTATTGCTCTTCCGGCTGAACAACACCCTTTTGCAGCATTATATTTGCATACAATGCTCTTTCTCCTGTCGCTATAATAGTATAAGCTGTTTTTGCCTGGTCATAAAAGGAAAAGCGTTCTATATGCCCGATGGCTTCCTTTCCCCTTTTATCATACTTTAAAACAATCTTCTCATAGGTATCCCAAATAGGGGTTTCTACCGGATCACCGGGTACAACCTCCATCAAACTAACAGGTTCATCTATATATTCATCCAATGGAAAAACCTTTAAGACGGCCTCTAATACTTCCGGTACTCCATGACCATCAAGACGAATTACAATACTATCTTTCCCCATCGACTCCGCCGGAAAATTACCATCAGATATAACTAACCGGTCACTGTGTCCCATTTCACAAAGAACCTTTAATAATTCTGGGGACAGT
The nucleotide sequence above comes from Anaerocolumna cellulosilytica. Encoded proteins:
- the trkA gene encoding Trk system potassium transporter TrkA, producing MDIIIVGDGKVGYALAEQLTKESHNITIIDKNETALRKADNTLDVMCVKGNGARASVLLEAGVEEADLVIAVTSRDEMNMLTCLTAKKLSGNVRTIARIRDPEYYEEYISLQEQMGIDMVINPEFTAAQEIANILQFPSAMNIELFFGGKERLIDFRVQEGDLLVGNKLSKISGKLPQNILFVAVERDGEAFIPNGDFEFQVYDRVYVMGQITGITNLFKILGRYIQKINTVMMVGGGRTSYYLSKIISKLGMVIKIIEINSEKCLELSELIEEATIIEGDGTDQEVLDSENIEEVDAFIAMTGRDEENLFTAMYGIEKGVDKVITIATRIRIPEIMNKLGLDSIIDPKMITTSYIIGYVRGMQNSRGSIVDALYKIVDGKAEVISFIATGSSRLLNIPIKNLPLKKEIIIACIQHRSTVTIPHGNEKIAVGDKVLIVTKNSHVIKDLNDILE
- a CDS encoding RbsD/FucU family protein, which encodes MLKGIPSILSPELLKVLCEMGHSDRLVISDGNFPAESMGKDSIVIRLDGHGVPEVLEAVLKVFPLDEYIDEPVSLMEVVPGDPVETPIWDTYEKIVLKYDKRGKEAIGHIERFSFYDQAKTAYTIIATGERALYANIMLQKGVVQPEEQ